From Leptidea sinapis chromosome 3, ilLepSina1.1, whole genome shotgun sequence, a single genomic window includes:
- the LOC126979535 gene encoding myrosinase 1-like isoform X3 has translation MIHFGKIFLLLCFIYVTNATKYKGFNQNSSFPPEFLFGVGTSALQVEGGWNQGGRGWSLWDYYIFTDPEFIFDGTTHEVAADSYNQYKRDISLLKELGVNVYRFSISWPRILPLGTPDYVNPEGIAYYNNLIDELLANGITPMITIYHWDLPLRLAELGGWLNEDIANWLGDFARVVYQNFGDRVKTWLTINEPFIICSLGYGYGVFPPRDITPGEGFYECGRNVLLAHARMYHIYHDEFKSQGGKVALIFSTDMAYAVTDSHDDAEAVKDFLAFTLGQYAHPIFSPQGNYPQRLIERVGNASSLQGYKQSRLRPFTPEQINYIRGTSDFFALNSYSSYYVYRNDSVKELHAVPSFDDDMYVGYYAVPQETTGESMWIYGYATGLYDLLIYLKKEYNDPVIYFTENGSSDELGFYDEEKVDYYRGYLNALLYAIDEGVDVRMYCAWSLMDTFEWNRGYLVRMGLYELDINDPNRPVFPRKSALVYKEIIRSRKIDPDYNPEPNDL, from the exons ATGATACACTTCGGGAAAATATTTCTGTTACTATG tttcatttaCGTAACAAACGCCACCAAATACAAaggatttaatcaaaatagttcATTTCCTCCTGAATTTTTATTTGGCGTAGGTACATCAGCACTTCAAGTTGAAGGAGGATGGAACCAAGGAg gtCGTGGCTGGTCATTATGGGACTACTATATATTCACTGATCCTGAATTTATTTTCGATGGTACCACCCATGAAGTTGCAGCGGATTCATATAACCAATATAAGAGAGACATTAGCCTACTGAAGGAGCTGGGTGTGAATGTATACAGATTTTCCATATCATGGCCCAGAATACTACCTCTCGGCACACCGGATTATGTTAACCCTGAAGGAATAGCATACTACAATAACCTTATCGATGAACTTCTGGCCAATGGCATAACACCAATGATAACTATTTACCACTGGGATCTCCCTCTTCGCTTAGCTGAACTTGGTGGCTGGTTGAACGAAGATATTGCAAATTGGTTAGGAGATTTTGCCAGAGTTGTTTACCAAAATTTTGGGGACAGAGTAAAGACTTGGCTAACAATAAATGAGCCATTTATTATCTGTAGCCTTGGCTATGGATATGGCGTCTTCCCACCCAGAGATATCACTCCTGGTGAAGGCTTCTACGAATGCGGTCGCAATGTGCTTCTAGCTCATGCGAGAATGTATCACATTTATCACGATGAGTTCAAATCGCAAGGTGGCAAGGTCGCTCTGATCTTCAGTACCGATATGGCCTACGCTGTCACGGATTCTCATGACGATGCGGAAGCAGTTAAAGATTTTCTCGCCTTTACG CTGGGACAGTATGCACATCCAATCTTCTCACCGCAAGGCAACTATCCGCAGCGACTCATCGAAAGAGTTGGCAACGCTAGTTCTCTCCAAGGTTATAAGCAATCCCGCCTAAGACCCTTCACGCCTGAACAGATAAACTATATCAGAGGAACTTCAGATTTTTTCGCCCTGAATAGTTACTCCAGTTATTATGTATACAGAAATGATTCGGTGAAGGAACTTCATGCAGTGCCTTCGTTTGATGATGACATGTACGTCGGTTATTACGCTGTACCCCAGGAGACGACAGGGGAGAGTATGTGGATATAT GGATACGCCACAGGGCTATACGATCTCCTCATTTACCTTAAGAAGGAGTACAATGATCCTGTTATATACTTTACTGAAAATGGTTCGTCCGATGAACTGGGCTTCTACGATGAAGAAAAAGTAGATTATTACAGAGGCTATCTAAATGCTCTCTTGTATGCTATCGATGAGGGTGTAGATGTGAGGATGTATTGTGCCTGGAGTCTAATGGATACATTTGAGTGGAATCGTGGATATTT